AAAGAATCAATAGCAAAAGCTTTAAGTTTAGCTGAAGAAAAATTAACTAATCTCCCTTAATCCTTTATAAAAAGGGCTCTGTCCTGGTTGTCACCGGTCATTAATCCCAAATACCAGCTTTCATCATTGCCCAATCTAAAATAACTATTAAAGCTAAATTTTAATGTTTTGTTGTTCTTTACCTATAAAGAAAGGAATAACCCTTTTATGGTTTGTTTCATTAAATCTTTTAACTACAATTAAAATTTTATCTAATGGAATACCTGTTAATTCTTCAATTTTTTCTGGTGAAAGTTTTAACTCAAATAATCCAACTAAAACTTTATCTAGTTTATCGTAATCTAAAGGAAGCTCATCAGTAACTTTGTGGCCAGGATAAAGTTGAGGACTACTAGGTTTATTAACAATTCTATCTGGTAAGCCTAAATAAGCAGCTAATTCTCTAACTTGAGTTTTATAAAGATGCGCTATAGGCATAAAGTCTACGCCACCATCTCCATATTTAGTAAAATATCCTATAAGCCTCTCGCTTTTATCGCTTGTTCCAACAACTAATCTATTCTCTATATTCGCGTAATAATAAAGAATAGTCATTCTTATCCTAGCTCTAATATTAGCTGCTGGAATCCTATGTTTTTCTAAATCAACTTTAAGAGCTTTAAAGAATGATTCACTTATATTATCTATATTTACTTTTTCAATTTTAATCCCAAGTTGTTGAGCTAAAAATTCAGCATCCTCCACATCCTCTTTAGGAGTAAAACTTGTAGGCATAATAACACCTAAACAACCGTTTTTCCCTAAGGCTTTAACACATAAAACTGCTGTTACACAACTATCAACTCCACCACTTAACCCTAAAACAACACCTTTAGCCTTTGATTTTTCAACAACATCCTTAATAAAACTCGTTATTTCATTTACAGTTTCTTGAAAATTTAATTTAGGAACTTCAATCAAACTGCTAAATCACCTTAATTTGTAATTCAATTAAATTTTTTATAGTTTTATTTCTATTTTCTATTCAGAAGTGGGTTTGCATGAAAGAACTATTTTATTTTTTTCTTGAGTTACCCATATTTCAAAACCGTATTCCAGTAATAATTTAAATATTAAAGGCCATGGAAACATAGATTCATCGAGTACTTTAATTTCGTAACCTCCATACTTTGGTTCAACTATTCCAGTTTCTCCAACAGCCTCTATTATTTCAGATTCAACATCAATACAAGCTTCTGGAGCAGGAGGTTTTACCTTTAAGGTGAGTGTTCCCTTAATTACATCAATACTTTTAATCTGACTAATACATTTTTTAACTTCATCTTTATCTTTAACTTCTAGTTGAATAATTAAGTTATATTCTCCTATAACAGGGTATATATTTTTTATTCCAGGGATCTCCTTAAGTTTTCTTATAGTTTCTTTTAATTCACCTTCAATCTTAACTAAAATAAATGATATAAACGGTTTCTCATCTACAGAAGACTTTTTTCTAGATTTTAATTTAAACAGATTGTTTAGCATTTAAATTTCACCTTGACATCAGTGGAATTTGAGCAAGCACCAATAAAAGAGCAACAGTTATTGTTGTTAAACTTACGATCAATCCTGGCTTAATCCATTGAAGAAAAGTAATATGCCCCAACTTTCTTCTTTCTAATACTCCTATTGCGACTATATTGGCAGTGCTTCCTATCATTGTTAAATTTCCAAAATGTGTAGCAGCAAATAGGCTACACCACCATAAAGGAAAAACATAAATTCCCATGGTTTGTAAATCTTGAATAATAGGTATAATTGTAGCTATTGCTAAAACATTATCCATAAATGCACTTAACACCCCTATTATAAAAGTGAAGGAGACGAAAAAAAAGATTTCGTTTCCCTTAGCAAGTGATAAAAATCCTTTAGCAAAAATAGAAGTAATGCCTGTCATCTTTAAAGTTCCTACAGATGCAAAAAGAATTATAAAGAAGGAAAGAGTCCACCAATCAACTCTTTTTTCGAGAAGTTCTCTTGCTTTATTTCTTTCAATTATTAAAACAATTCCTGCCATTCCAAGCGCAGTACCAAGAAGCATTGTGTTTTTCTCTAGATGTAGGAGCTTTTCTACTTGATTGTGGAGAATTAAAAGTGTTATAGTAGAAGAAAAAATTATTAAGGAAAGTATAAACTTATTGCGGGGTATAATTTCTTCAAAATTATTTTTAACATTCAAAGAGTTGGTTAATCTATTCTCAAACTCCTTTATTTCCTTATTAAAGTACTTCATTGTTAAAGGAATAATAACAATCAGGGATAAAATTGATATTGGAGAAGCCCATCTTAAAAAATCTG
This is a stretch of genomic DNA from Candidatus Bathyarchaeota archaeon. It encodes these proteins:
- a CDS encoding NAD+ synthase; translated protein: MIEVPKLNFQETVNEITSFIKDVVEKSKAKGVVLGLSGGVDSCVTAVLCVKALGKNGCLGVIMPTSFTPKEDVEDAEFLAQQLGIKIEKVNIDNISESFFKALKVDLEKHRIPAANIRARIRMTILYYYANIENRLVVGTSDKSERLIGYFTKYGDGGVDFMPIAHLYKTQVRELAAYLGLPDRIVNKPSSPQLYPGHKVTDELPLDYDKLDKVLVGLFELKLSPEKIEELTGIPLDKILIVVKRFNETNHKRVIPFFIGKEQQNIKI
- a CDS encoding Lrp/AsnC family transcriptional regulator — translated: MLNNLFKLKSRKKSSVDEKPFISFILVKIEGELKETIRKLKEIPGIKNIYPVIGEYNLIIQLEVKDKDEVKKCISQIKSIDVIKGTLTLKVKPPAPEACIDVESEIIEAVGETGIVEPKYGGYEIKVLDESMFPWPLIFKLLLEYGFEIWVTQEKNKIVLSCKPTSE